The window GCCTGCTGGTAGCTGACGACGTAGCTGGCTGCCAGGCCTGCCAGCAGCATCAGGGCCATCCAGCCCACCGACCACTTGAAAGAGTTTGCCTTCATCGACCCGCGCTCACTGCAGAAAGGATGACATGGGAGAGTCAGGGGCCTGCACGACGACGGCATTTCGACCTGACTCCTTGGCCTGGTACAGCAGCCGATCCACGGCTTCAAACACAGTAGCAGTGGATTCGCCATTCGGCTGCCAGCGTGCAACACCGGCCGAAATCGTGATGCGCCCCACGGTCTCGATATCCGTGATTTCCACCGTGTGCCGCAGTCGCTCTGCCACCTCGGCAGCCTCCGCCAGCGAGGCCGCCGGCAACAGGAGCATGAACTCTTCCCCGCCCACCCGGCATGCCAGGTCGCTCTTGCGCGCGCAGCGCCTCATCAGGCCGGCCAACACGCGCAAGGCCTCGTCGCCCGCACTGTGGCCCCAGGTGTCATTGACCCGTTTGAAGTGGTCGATATCGACGGAGATGACGGCAAACGCAACACCTGCGCGCTGCCAGCCGGCAATGGCGTCCACCATCGCCCTGCGGTTGGACAGCCCCGTCAGCGCATCACTCTGGGCCTGCTGGTTCAGGTGACTGATTTTCTCCTGGAGCAGCGAGGCACTCTGCAGGAGCGCACGACGGATGCGCCATTCCTCAATGAACCGAACGGGAATGGCCCTGATTTGCTCATAGCTCTCACGGCTATCGAGTTGCTGGGCAAAGGTCGCAAGCCGCGCCAGCGGGCTGGACAGGTAGGTGCCCGCCCCCATGATCAGGATCCCAGCCAGTATGCCCAGGGGGATCAGGCCCAGGCAGACCTTCCACATCAGGGCCTGCAGCTCTCCATTCGTCGTGCTCAGCGGTTGCTGCGAGATGACGGCCCATCCCGCGGCCGGCACGCTGGCGAAACCTGCCAGCATCTCCTCGGTCTGCAGGCTGCCTTGCGTCGAGCGCAGTGCTGTACGGGTCACGGCATCATCCGCAATCGTCCCGACATGCGTCGGGTCCGGGTGAAAAAGGATCCTGCCGGTACGGTCCACGATGTACACAAAGGCTCCATCGTGACGCACATGCTGGTCAATCAGCTCATGAAGCGCATTGCCCTCATCCAGCCTGACACTGCCGCCGACCAGCCCCAGGTAGCTGCCATCGGCCGCCGTGACCGGGCAAGAGAGGAAGACGACCAGGTTCCCGGCAATCGACCTGAATGCGTTGCTGATCATGACGCTGCGCCGCAAGATCGGCTCCATGTCACGCAGGGGCTTGCCATCGAGTCTCAGGCTTGCCGGCACGGACACCAAGACATTGCCTTTTGCATCGGCCACCAGTACCGAGTTGAAACTCTTGTCCTGCCCCAGCAGGCGGCTGATTTCCTCCTTCACCAGGCCTTGTTCCGCGAACCTGCCGGCAATCCTGTCCGCGCTGTAGTCCAGCCTGGACAAATCGGCGCTGAGCAGTTGATCCACGCTCACGGATATCCGGTAGGCATAGGAGGTGTTGTCCTCAAGGACATCACTGATGACCGCATCACGCTGAACCGTGTAGATAACCCACAGGCTGTTCACCAGCGTCACGCAGGCCGAGAGCAGGGCAAACAAAAGAATAAGTGTTCTTAGCTTGAGCCTTGGCTGTTTGCGCGTTGACATCAAATCATTCCACTACATCAGCCAGTGTGGCCTGCACATGAATGAAGGTGTTCACTTAGGCCGTCCCCTGCAATGCCACTTCCGGGGCGTCCTGAAACAGGTTCTCTATTTCATTGAAGAGGGTCTGGATGGCCTCGACCAGCGAGGGGTCGAAATGTCGTCCGGACTGCTCGGCCAGGTAGGACTGGGCTCTGTCAACGGACCAACTGGCCTTGTAGGGACGCGGCATGCGTAGCGCATCGTAGACATCGCATAACGCAACGATGCGCGCCGACAGAGGAATCTCCTCGCCCGCCAGCCCACGCGGATAGCCACTTCCGTCCCATTTTTCATGATGGCAGTAGGCAATTTCCGCCGCCATGCGGGTCAGGTCACTTCCCTGCTCCTCGTGGAGGATCTGATGACCGATGGCGGCGTGCTGCATCATGGTCCTGCGCTCGTCATCCGTGAGCGGTCCTTCCTTCAGGAGTATGGCGTCCGATATGCCTATTTTGCCCAGGTCATGCATGGGGGCCGCCAGGCGCAACCGCTCGCACCAGGACTCGGACATGCCAATGGTCTTTGCAAGCAATGCCGAAGCGTCGCCAATGCGACGAATATGATTTCCAGTCTCGTTATCTCGATAGCTGGCGGCGCGAGACAAAGCCCTGATCGCAACCTGGTAGCTTTCCTGCAGTTGCAGGGTGCGCTCCACGACCTTCATCTCCAGCTGAAGATTCAACTGCTGCAACTTCCTGCTCGTCTGCGCCAGGCGCAGGCAGTTGCGCACACGCAGGATCAGCTCAGGCAGATCCAGCGGCTTGATGAGGTAATCATTGGCCCCCAGTTCCAGCCCCCGTCGCCGGCTGTCCGCATCGCTCAACGCCGTCAGGATGATGACCGGCTGCCGTGACCGGTCGCGATCCTTGAGTTGTCGCAGAATCTCGAACCCATCCGGTTCAGGCATGTCCAGGTCCAGCAGCAGAAGGTCCCAATCCTCATGCCGGGCCCATTCCAGCCCCTGCCTGGAATCGGAAAAGCTGACAGTCTCATTCAGTCCGAAGGCCTTGAGACTCGAAGTCAGCAGGCGCAGGTTCGCCGCGACATCATCAATGATCAGAATGCGGGTATCGAGAGGAATATCAGTGAACATCCGAGCTCTCCTTCTCCAGCAGCGCGTCGAGCACCTCGCGCAACGCGTCCACTTCCAACGGTTTTTTCAGCACGGCCTGAAATTCGAAGCCAACCCAGGCCAACGCCTTGGGGGCAGAGCCCAGCAGCACGACCGACATGAACTCGGCGTTCAGACTTCGCCTCAACCGCCCAAGGTGAGCCGAACGATCCGGATCCTCGCCATCACAGTCGAGCAGCAGGATGCCAGGCGCACCCTCAAGCCGGGATTCATTGACACAACTCTCCAGCGTTCCAGACTTGAGCACGACACGCTCTCCGGCAATGGTAGAAATGA of the Pseudomonas vanderleydeniana genome contains:
- a CDS encoding sensor domain-containing diguanylate cyclase, giving the protein MSTRKQPRLKLRTLILLFALLSACVTLVNSLWVIYTVQRDAVISDVLEDNTSYAYRISVSVDQLLSADLSRLDYSADRIAGRFAEQGLVKEEISRLLGQDKSFNSVLVADAKGNVLVSVPASLRLDGKPLRDMEPILRRSVMISNAFRSIAGNLVVFLSCPVTAADGSYLGLVGGSVRLDEGNALHELIDQHVRHDGAFVYIVDRTGRILFHPDPTHVGTIADDAVTRTALRSTQGSLQTEEMLAGFASVPAAGWAVISQQPLSTTNGELQALMWKVCLGLIPLGILAGILIMGAGTYLSSPLARLATFAQQLDSRESYEQIRAIPVRFIEEWRIRRALLQSASLLQEKISHLNQQAQSDALTGLSNRRAMVDAIAGWQRAGVAFAVISVDIDHFKRVNDTWGHSAGDEALRVLAGLMRRCARKSDLACRVGGEEFMLLLPAASLAEAAEVAERLRHTVEITDIETVGRITISAGVARWQPNGESTATVFEAVDRLLYQAKESGRNAVVVQAPDSPMSSFLQ
- a CDS encoding HD domain-containing phosphohydrolase, with protein sequence MFTDIPLDTRILIIDDVAANLRLLTSSLKAFGLNETVSFSDSRQGLEWARHEDWDLLLLDLDMPEPDGFEILRQLKDRDRSRQPVIILTALSDADSRRRGLELGANDYLIKPLDLPELILRVRNCLRLAQTSRKLQQLNLQLEMKVVERTLQLQESYQVAIRALSRAASYRDNETGNHIRRIGDASALLAKTIGMSESWCERLRLAAPMHDLGKIGISDAILLKEGPLTDDERRTMMQHAAIGHQILHEEQGSDLTRMAAEIAYCHHEKWDGSGYPRGLAGEEIPLSARIVALCDVYDALRMPRPYKASWSVDRAQSYLAEQSGRHFDPSLVEAIQTLFNEIENLFQDAPEVALQGTA